From one Catenulispora sp. GP43 genomic stretch:
- a CDS encoding peptidoglycan-binding protein: MAETNGGRRPAPRQTRAVPGRDRGTSAPHTEANLPMTQPRVPDPSWLPGAGQGLGQGPGPRSGSGPAAGYGQQPAGRGQQAGMGQGAQHPSFQPRPSAAPQQAAAGQHPSFQPRPAQPHPSFQPRPNAPQSGAPGAAPQQPAAAQHPSFQPRPAQPHPSFQPRPAQPQPTAPTGQHPSFQPRPAQPQPATPTGQQHPSFQARPAAPAAPSFPASPATPAGQSALPQRQSTTPAAQRAEGLTRDLRAPAPSRRPEPEWFRAAEERRIAGSDSRLPERRTEVTRLSERATGRDLIQRPADETAVMPASSGPGSGSGFFGGGDDDDLPPFDRGGNSGGRHRGPRRPAFRAAVPIAAVLAAGGGALGLVHAVSSGAPGSAVDMSSGSNGSTITTDLSNAPSDGSTGANPGASSDPATSPLDATTSGGGTLTGLNPGQQTSAPGSRSTAPSTSTTAGGTSSAPGTPLTSAPGLPSNSPVSSTQPGTPATSPVSSAPSTPGGPTSTSTDPSTPAPPTSSLPNTPVSSTPGTPGTPTTPTPTTPTTPTPTTPAPTPSSSAPSTPDPSTPQISPSAGTLQAGDTGPNVSVLQTLLDRLGTPTWVPVTGVYDTRTTEAVAYVQNMLNITTDPRGVCGPTTAAAINTLAAH; the protein is encoded by the coding sequence GTGGCTGAGACGAACGGAGGCCGCCGACCGGCCCCGAGACAGACGCGCGCCGTGCCCGGCCGAGACCGGGGCACGAGCGCGCCGCACACCGAGGCCAACCTGCCGATGACGCAGCCGCGCGTGCCGGATCCGTCCTGGCTGCCCGGTGCGGGACAGGGACTTGGGCAGGGACCGGGACCCCGCTCGGGATCGGGACCGGCTGCCGGGTACGGACAGCAGCCGGCTGGTCGCGGGCAGCAGGCGGGGATGGGGCAGGGTGCGCAGCATCCGTCGTTCCAGCCGCGACCGAGTGCCGCGCCGCAGCAAGCCGCCGCCGGACAGCATCCCTCGTTCCAGCCGCGACCAGCTCAGCCGCACCCTTCCTTCCAGCCTCGGCCTAATGCGCCGCAGTCCGGAGCGCCGGGTGCCGCACCGCAGCAGCCCGCCGCAGCGCAGCATCCCTCGTTCCAGCCGCGACCGGCTCAGCCGCATCCTTCGTTCCAGCCTCGGCCGGCCCAGCCGCAGCCCACAGCGCCCACCGGCCAGCATCCGTCCTTCCAGCCTCGCCCGGCTCAGCCGCAGCCCGCGACGCCGACCGGCCAGCAGCACCCGTCCTTCCAGGCACGCCCGGCTGCTCCTGCCGCTCCGTCTTTTCCGGCTTCTCCGGCCACTCCCGCCGGCCAGAGCGCTCTCCCCCAGCGCCAGTCCACGACCCCCGCTGCCCAGCGTGCCGAGGGCCTGACCCGCGACCTGCGTGCCCCGGCTCCGTCCCGGCGTCCGGAGCCCGAGTGGTTCCGGGCCGCCGAGGAGCGCCGAATAGCCGGCTCCGACTCCCGGCTGCCGGAGCGCCGCACCGAGGTCACGCGCTTGTCCGAGCGGGCGACCGGCCGGGATCTGATCCAGCGTCCGGCCGATGAGACCGCGGTGATGCCGGCCTCGTCGGGGCCCGGGTCCGGGTCTGGGTTCTTCGGCGGCGGCGATGACGACGACCTGCCCCCGTTCGACCGCGGCGGCAACTCCGGCGGCCGGCACAGGGGCCCGCGGCGTCCCGCCTTCCGGGCCGCCGTGCCGATCGCCGCGGTGCTCGCGGCCGGCGGCGGCGCGCTCGGGCTGGTGCACGCGGTGTCCTCCGGGGCCCCCGGCTCCGCGGTGGACATGTCCTCGGGGAGCAACGGGTCGACGATCACCACCGATCTGAGCAATGCCCCCTCCGACGGCTCCACCGGGGCCAACCCCGGTGCCAGCTCCGATCCGGCGACCTCGCCGCTGGACGCGACCACCTCCGGCGGCGGCACGCTCACCGGGCTCAACCCCGGCCAGCAGACCAGCGCCCCCGGCTCGCGCAGCACGGCGCCCAGCACGTCGACCACAGCCGGCGGCACCTCCTCCGCGCCCGGCACCCCGCTCACCTCCGCGCCCGGACTGCCGTCGAACAGCCCGGTCTCGAGCACCCAGCCGGGCACCCCGGCCACCAGCCCGGTCTCCAGCGCACCCAGCACCCCGGGCGGCCCGACCAGCACGTCGACGGACCCCAGCACCCCGGCCCCGCCGACCTCGTCGCTGCCGAACACCCCGGTCTCGAGCACCCCCGGCACCCCGGGCACGCCGACCACTCCGACGCCGACCACCCCGACGACGCCGACCCCCACCACCCCCGCGCCCACGCCCAGCTCCTCGGCCCCCAGCACCCCGGACCCGAGCACGCCGCAGATCTCCCCCAGCGCGGGCACCCTGCAGGCCGGCGACACCGGCCCGAACGTCTCCGTCCTGCAGACCCTCCTGGACCGCCTCGGCACCCCCACCTGGGTCCCGGTGACCGGGGTCTACGACACCCGCACCACCGAAGCCGTCGCCTACGTCCAGAACATGCTCAACATCACCACCGACCCGCGCGGCGTCTGCGGCCCGACCACCGCCGCGGCGATCAACACGCTGGCCGCTCACTGA
- a CDS encoding PucR family transcriptional regulator gives MTTGTTDDLTPAQRAAAVRRLEKAIGSLAGVAIQRMEERLAWYRAMPPDNRSWIGLVVQAGIAAFVEWFRNPQDRTAISADVFGTAPRELTRSVTLRQTVELVRTTIEVVEEGIGQIAQGPAEQAALREGMLRYSREIAFAAAQVYAQAAELRGAWDARLEALVVDELMRGDVLDDTVRSRAAALGWDSASGLVVVVGTTPKPLDNRENVRQHTALVADAVHRAARRARLTVLTGVQSDRLVVIIGGAEDPLTATRALANEFGPGPLVIGPVVEDLLSAGISAQAALSAVRAAGAWPDAPRPVLAAELLPERALAGDEAAKAQLVTEVYRPLESAGAALLETVSAYLEQAASLESAARMLFVHPNTVRYRLKRVSELTGLNPAQPRAAFTLHMALALGRLAGPANPL, from the coding sequence ATGACCACCGGCACGACTGACGACCTCACCCCCGCGCAACGTGCGGCCGCGGTCCGGCGCCTGGAGAAGGCGATCGGCTCGCTGGCCGGGGTGGCCATCCAGCGGATGGAAGAGCGCCTGGCCTGGTACCGGGCCATGCCGCCGGACAACCGCTCCTGGATCGGCCTGGTCGTGCAGGCCGGTATCGCGGCCTTCGTCGAGTGGTTCCGCAACCCGCAGGACCGCACCGCGATCAGTGCCGACGTCTTCGGCACCGCCCCGCGCGAGCTGACCCGCTCGGTGACGCTGCGCCAGACCGTCGAGCTGGTCCGCACCACCATAGAGGTGGTCGAGGAGGGCATCGGCCAGATCGCGCAGGGTCCGGCGGAGCAGGCGGCGCTGCGCGAGGGCATGCTGCGCTACTCCCGCGAGATCGCCTTCGCCGCCGCGCAGGTCTACGCGCAGGCCGCGGAGCTGCGCGGGGCGTGGGACGCGCGGCTGGAGGCGCTGGTCGTGGACGAGCTGATGCGCGGCGACGTGCTGGACGACACGGTGCGCTCCCGGGCCGCCGCGCTGGGCTGGGACAGCGCCTCGGGCCTGGTGGTCGTGGTCGGCACCACCCCGAAGCCGCTGGACAACCGGGAGAACGTCCGGCAGCACACCGCGCTGGTCGCCGACGCCGTGCACCGCGCCGCGCGCCGGGCCCGGCTGACCGTGCTCACCGGCGTGCAGTCGGACCGGCTGGTGGTGATCATCGGCGGCGCCGAGGATCCGCTGACCGCGACCCGCGCGCTGGCCAACGAGTTCGGGCCGGGACCGCTGGTGATCGGCCCCGTTGTCGAAGACCTCCTGTCGGCGGGCATTTCCGCCCAAGCCGCCCTGTCCGCGGTGCGGGCCGCCGGCGCCTGGCCGGACGCCCCGCGCCCGGTGCTGGCCGCCGAACTGCTGCCCGAGCGCGCCCTGGCCGGCGACGAGGCGGCGAAGGCCCAACTGGTCACCGAGGTCTACCGGCCTTTGGAGTCCGCGGGCGCGGCTCTGCTGGAAACCGTCTCGGCCTATCTGGAACAGGCCGCTTCCCTGGAGAGCGCCGCCCGGATGCTGTTCGTTCATCCCAACACGGTGCGGTACCGGCTGAAAAGGGTGAGCGAACTCACAGGGCTCAACCCCGCGCAGCCGCGCGCGGCGTTCACCCTCCATATGGCGCTGGCCTTGGGAAGGCTGGCGGGGCCCGCGAACCCTTTGTAG
- a CDS encoding acyltransferase domain-containing protein, with amino-acid sequence MLVLVAPGQGAQSPGFLTPWLEVPGFADRLTWWSAVSGLDLVHYGTEADADTIKDTAVAQPLLVAAGIASALALFPHPADAFKMVGAAGGHSVGEITAAAGSGVISAEAAMVFVRERGRLMAQAAAVTPTGMTAVLGGERDEVLAKIAEHHLIPANNNGAGQIVAAGTLEDLARFQDDAPAGGRLRPLSVAGAFHTQHMGSAVEQLSTLARGITTRDPRTRLVSNADGAVVHDGREVLRRLVAQVSNPVRWDLCMDTFGELGVTGILEVPPAGTLTGLAKRALKGVETFALKTPDDLDAAREFVAKHAEPAEANELDAAPTWRLVIAPHGGTVRRGAVQAGDKLAPDTAVATVVARGAEHEITVRHEGQVLEWLVEDGDPVAPGQPLLRVHPTGSLA; translated from the coding sequence GTGCTAGTTCTCGTCGCGCCGGGCCAGGGTGCCCAGTCCCCCGGATTCCTCACCCCGTGGCTCGAAGTCCCGGGTTTCGCCGACCGGCTGACCTGGTGGTCCGCCGTGTCCGGCCTGGACCTGGTGCACTACGGCACCGAGGCCGACGCCGACACCATCAAGGACACCGCGGTCGCGCAGCCGCTGCTGGTCGCCGCGGGCATCGCCTCGGCGCTGGCGCTGTTCCCGCACCCGGCCGACGCCTTCAAGATGGTCGGCGCGGCCGGCGGCCACTCGGTCGGCGAGATCACCGCGGCCGCCGGCAGCGGCGTGATCAGCGCCGAGGCCGCCATGGTCTTCGTCCGCGAGCGCGGCCGGCTGATGGCCCAGGCCGCCGCCGTCACCCCGACCGGCATGACCGCCGTGCTCGGCGGCGAGCGCGACGAGGTGCTGGCCAAGATCGCCGAGCACCACCTGATCCCGGCCAACAACAACGGCGCCGGGCAGATCGTGGCCGCCGGCACGCTGGAGGACCTGGCCCGGTTCCAGGACGACGCCCCGGCCGGAGGCCGCCTGCGGCCGCTGAGCGTCGCCGGCGCCTTCCACACCCAGCACATGGGCTCGGCCGTCGAGCAGCTCTCCACGCTGGCCAGGGGCATCACCACCCGCGACCCGCGCACCCGCCTGGTGTCCAACGCCGACGGCGCGGTCGTGCACGACGGCCGCGAGGTGCTGCGCCGCCTGGTCGCGCAGGTGTCGAACCCGGTGCGCTGGGACCTGTGCATGGATACCTTCGGCGAACTCGGGGTAACCGGAATCCTCGAGGTGCCGCCGGCCGGAACCCTGACGGGCCTGGCCAAGCGTGCCCTCAAGGGCGTGGAGACCTTCGCCTTGAAGACGCCGGACGACCTGGACGCCGCGCGCGAGTTCGTCGCCAAGCACGCCGAGCCCGCCGAGGCCAACGAACTGGACGCCGCCCCGACCTGGCGCCTGGTGATCGCTCCGCACGGCGGGACGGTGCGCCGCGGCGCGGTCCAGGCCGGAGACAAGCTCGCGCCGGACACCGCCGTGGCGACCGTGGTCGCGCGCGGTGCCGAGCACGAGATCACGGTGCGGCACGAGGGCCAGGTCCTCGAGTGGCTCGTGGAGGACGGGGATCCGGTCGCGCCGGGGCAGCCGCTCCTGCGCGTCCATCCGACAGGCTCGCTCGCTTAG
- a CDS encoding ketoacyl-ACP synthase III, producing the protein MATIREKQGAAHTRIMGVGGYVPSRVVDNEEVCTWIDSSDEWIRTRSGIAERRWATPEETVLEMAVEASGKALAAAGISGDQVGAIIVATVSHFHQTPALACLVADRIGTNGAAYDISAGCAGFCYGVAQASDMVKAGTAEYVLVIGVERLSDLTDIHDRGTAFIFGDGAGAVVIGPSDTPGIGPVVWGSEGDKYGTITQTFPWGEAPEPDEEGGEVRGPFLQMEGQAVFRWASYQMAEVSLKALAEAGITAGDLDAFIPHQANMRITDRLVKVLDLPEHVPVARTIAEFGNNSAATIPLAMERMLSDGSAPHGGLALLIGFGAGLVYAAQVVSLP; encoded by the coding sequence ATGGCAACCATCAGGGAGAAGCAGGGCGCGGCGCACACCCGCATCATGGGTGTCGGCGGCTACGTGCCCAGCCGCGTCGTCGACAACGAAGAGGTCTGCACCTGGATAGACTCCTCCGACGAGTGGATCCGGACGCGCTCGGGCATCGCCGAGCGCCGCTGGGCCACGCCGGAGGAGACCGTCCTGGAGATGGCCGTCGAGGCCTCCGGCAAGGCGCTGGCCGCCGCCGGGATCTCCGGGGACCAGGTCGGCGCGATCATCGTCGCCACGGTGTCGCACTTCCACCAGACCCCCGCCCTGGCCTGCCTGGTCGCCGACCGGATCGGCACCAACGGCGCGGCCTACGACATCTCGGCCGGCTGCGCGGGCTTCTGCTACGGCGTGGCGCAGGCCTCGGACATGGTCAAGGCCGGCACCGCCGAGTACGTGCTGGTGATCGGCGTGGAGCGGCTCAGCGACCTGACCGACATCCACGACCGCGGCACCGCCTTCATCTTCGGCGACGGCGCCGGCGCGGTGGTGATAGGCCCGTCCGACACCCCCGGCATCGGCCCGGTGGTGTGGGGCTCGGAGGGCGACAAGTACGGCACCATCACCCAGACCTTCCCCTGGGGCGAGGCGCCCGAGCCCGACGAGGAGGGCGGCGAGGTCCGCGGCCCGTTCCTGCAGATGGAGGGCCAGGCCGTCTTCCGCTGGGCCTCCTACCAGATGGCCGAGGTGTCGCTGAAGGCGCTGGCCGAGGCCGGCATCACCGCCGGCGACCTGGACGCCTTCATCCCGCACCAGGCCAACATGCGCATCACCGACCGGCTGGTGAAGGTCCTGGACCTGCCCGAGCACGTGCCGGTCGCGCGCACCATCGCCGAGTTCGGCAACAACTCCGCGGCCACCATCCCGCTGGCCATGGAGCGCATGCTCTCCGACGGCTCCGCGCCGCACGGCGGCCTGGCCCTGCTCATCGGGTTCGGGGCGGGTCTGGTGTACGCGGCGCAGGTCGTTAGTCTCCCCTAG
- a CDS encoding acyl carrier protein: MALTQEEILSDLAEIVEEVAGVDAADVQMDKSFTGDLDVDSLTMVEVVVAAEEKFGVKIPDDAVKDLSTVGDAVGYIQKNQA, from the coding sequence ATGGCTCTGACCCAGGAAGAGATCCTCTCGGACCTCGCCGAGATCGTCGAAGAGGTCGCCGGCGTCGACGCCGCCGACGTGCAGATGGACAAGTCGTTCACCGGCGACCTGGACGTCGACTCGCTGACCATGGTCGAGGTCGTCGTGGCCGCCGAGGAGAAGTTCGGCGTCAAGATCCCGGACGACGCGGTCAAGGACCTGTCCACCGTCGGCGACGCCGTCGGCTACATCCAGAAGAACCAGGCCTGA